A window of the Brassica oleracea var. oleracea cultivar TO1000 chromosome C1, BOL, whole genome shotgun sequence genome harbors these coding sequences:
- the LOC106297657 gene encoding fe(2+) transport protein 2, with the protein MATTKLVMKLVYILLVIFTFTVSPAISTAPESCDSRSENPCIDKAKALPLKIIAIVAILTTSLIGVMAPLFSRYISFIRPDGNGFMIIKCFSSGIILGTGFMHVLPGSFEMLASKCLSDDPWHKFPFAGFVAMLSGLVTLAIDSITTSLYTVKNAVGPVPDEYGIDQEKAIHIVGNNHNHGHGVVLATTKDDGPSDPQLLRYRIIAMVLELGILFHSVVIGLSLGATNNACTIKGLIIALCFHHLFEGMGLGGCILQADFANVKKFLMSFFFAGTTPCAIFLGIALSSIYRDNSPTALITIGLLNACSAGMLIYMALVDLLATEFMGSMLQGSIKLQIKCFAAALLGCTVMSVIAKWA; encoded by the exons ATGGCTACTACCAAACTAGTCATGAAGCTCGTCTACATCCTCCTCGTCATCTTCACCTTTACCGTATCTCCGGCCATCTCAACGGCCCCGGAAAGTTGCGACAGCCGCTCGGAGAATCCATGCATCGACAAAGCTAAGGCTTTACCACTCAAAATCATAGCCATTGTAGCCATCCTTACGACAAGCTTGATAGGCGTAATGGCTCCTCTTTTCAGCCGTTACATTTCGTTCATCCGTCCTGACGGCAACGGTTTCATGATCATTAAGTGTTTTTCTTCCGGAATCATCCTCGGAACCGGTTTCATGCATGTCTTGCCTGGCTCTTTCGAGATGTTGGCATCGAAATGTCTTAGTGATGATCCGTGGCATAAGTTTCCTTTCGCGGGATTTGTCGCTATGTTGTCCGGTCTAGTAACTCTAGCTATTGACTCCATTACCACGAGCCTTTACACCGTCAAAAACGCAGTCGGACCAGTGCCTGATGAGTATGGCATTGATCAGGAAAAGGCGATTCACATTGTAGGTAACAATCACAATCACGGTCATGGTGTTGTGCTAGCAACTACTAAAGATGATGGACCTTCAGATCCACAGCTTTTACGGTACCGTATCATTGCCATG GTATTGGAACTTGGGATTTTATTTCACTCCGTGGTCATTGGACTATCTCTAGGAGCAACTAACAATGCATGTACCATTAAAGGACTCATAATAGCTCTATGCTTCCATCACTTGTTCGAAGGCATGGGTCTCGGTGGATGTATCCTCCAG GCAGATTTTGCAAATGTGAAGAAGTTCTTGATGTCATTCTTTTTCGCTGGAACAACACCTTGTGCTATCTTTCTTGGAATCGCATTGTCGAGTATTTATAGAGATAACAGTCCAACCGCATTGATTACAATCGGGCTGTTAAATGCTTGCTCAGCCGGAATGCTCATCTACATGGCACTCGTCGACCTTCTAGCTACTGAGTTCATGGGATCAATGCTCCAAGGTAGCATCAAACTTCAGATCAAGTGCTTCGCGGCGGCATTGCTCGGCTGCACCGTAATGTCGGTCATCGCCAAATGGGCTTAA
- the LOC106296213 gene encoding fe(2+) transport protein 1-like, producing MASIPTVLVKTMFLVLIFVSFTISPATSTAPEDCASESANPCVNKAKALPLKIIAIAAILVASMIGVGAPLFSRNVPFLQPDGNIFTIVKCFASGIILGTGFMHVLPDSFEMLSSQCLKENPWHKFPFSGFLAMLSGLITLVIDSMATSIYTRKNAVGIIPHGHGHGPGNDVTLPTKDGDSADAQLLRYRVIAMVLELGIIVHSVVIGLSLGATSDTCTIKGLIAALCFHQMFEGMGLGGCILQAEYTNLNKFLMAFFFAITTPFGIALGIALSTIYRENSPSALITVGLLNACSAGLLIYMALVDLLAAEFMGPKLQGSVKMQIKCFIAALLGCGGMSIIAKWA from the exons ATGGCTTCAATTCCGACAGTCCTCGTGAAAACAATGTTCCTCGTACTAATCTTTGTCTCTTTTACAATCTCTCCAGCAACTTCAACGGCACCTGAAGATTGCGCAAGCGAGTCAGCGAACCCGTGCGTCAACAAGGCTAAAGCTTTGCCTCTCAAAATCATAGCAATTGCTGCAATACTAGTAGCAAGCATGATTGGTGTCGGAGCTCCTCTCTTTAGCCGGAACGTGCCCTTCCTTCAACCTGATGGGAACATTTTCACTATAGTTAAGTGTTTCGCCTCAGGGATTATCCTCGGAACCGGTTTTATGCACGTTTTGCCTGATTCTTTCGAGATGTTATCATCACAATGTCTTAAAGAGAACCCGTGGCACAAATTTCCATTCTCTGGGTTTCTCGCTATGCTGTCCGGTCTAATCACTTTAGTCATTGATTCCATGGCTACGAGCATCTATACTAGAAAGAACGCAGTTGGGATCATACCCCATGGGCATGGTCACGGCCCTGGAAATGATGTTACGTTACCAACAAAAGATGGGGATTCTGCGGATGCACAACTCTTGAGATATCGAGTCATTGCTATG GTCTTGGAACTTGGAATCATAGTTCACTCTGTGGTCATTGGACTATCTCTAGGAGCAACAAGTGACACTTGCACCATTAAAGGACTCATTGCAGCCCTTTGCTTCCATCAAATGTTCGAAGGCATGGGTCTTGGTGGTTGCATTCTCCAG GCTGAGTATACGAACTTGAATAAGTTTCTTATGGCGTTCTTTTTTGCTATAACAACGCCATTCGGAATAGCCTTAGGGATAGCTCTTTCAACAATTTACAGAGAAAATAGCCCTAGTGCGTTGATCACTGTAGGATTGCTCAATGCATGCTCCGCTGGATTGCTCATCTACATGGCGCTTGTAGACCTTCTAGCGGCCGAGTTCATGGGACCAAAGCTTCAAGGTAGCGTCAAAATGCAGATCAAGTGTTTCATTGCGGCTCTTCTAGGGTGTGGTGGCATGTCGATCATCGCCAAATGGGCTTAA
- the LOC106298714 gene encoding fe(2+) transport protein 1-like, whose protein sequence is MASTSTLLVKTIFIALIFASFTISPATSTAPEHCGSESANSCINKAKALPLKIVAIATILVASMIGVGVPLFSSNVPFLQPDGNIFIIVKCFASGIILGTGFMHVLPDSFEMLSSECLEENPWHKFPFSGFLAMLSSLITLFIDSMATSIYDSNNAYGVVPHGPANDVTLPTKDDDSAQLLRYRVIAMVLELGIIVHSVVIGLSLGATNDICTIKSLITALCFHQMFEGIGLGGCILQAEYTKLSKFLMAFFFAITTPFGIALGIALSTIYRNNSHSALITVGLLNACSSGLLIYMALVDLLAADFMGPKLQGSVNLQIKCFIAALLGCGGMSLIAKWA, encoded by the exons ATGGCTTCAACCTCAACACTTCTAGTGAAAACAATCTTCATCGCACTTATCTTTGCCTCTTTTACAATCTCTCCGGCAACTTCAACGGCGCCGGAACACTGCGGAAGCGAGTCAGCTAACTCGTGCATCAACAAGGCTAAAGCTTTGCCTCTCAAAATAGTAGCAATTGCCACAATCCTTGTAGCAAGCATGATTGGTGTTGGAGTTCCTCTCTTTAGCAGTAACGTGCCGTTCCTTCAGCCCGACGGGAACATTTTCATTATCGTTAAGTGTTTCGCTTCAGGGATTATCCTTGGAACCGGTTTTATGCACGTTTTGCCTGATTCTTTTGAGATGCTGTCATCAGAATGTCTTGAAGAGAACCCGTGGCACAAGTTTCCATTCTCAGGGTTTCTCGCTATGTTGTCCAGTCTAATCACTTTATTCATTGATTCCATGGCTACGAGCATCTATGATAGCAATAACGCATATGGGGTCGTACCACATGGTCCTGCAAATGATGTTACCTTACCAACAAAAGATGACGATTCTGCACAACTCTTGCGATACCGAGTCATTGCTATG GTATTGGAACTTGGAATCATAGTTCACTCTGTGGTTATTGGACTATCTCTAGGAGCAACGAATGACATTTGCACCATAAAATCACTCATCACAGCTCTTTGCTTCCATCAAATGTTCGAAGGCATAGGTCTTGGTGGTTGCATTCTCCAG GCTGAGTATACGAAGTTGAGTAAGTTTCTTATGGCGTTCTTTTTTGCGATAACAACTCCATTCGGAATAGCGTTAGGGATCGCTCTCTCGACAATTTACAGAAACAATAGCCACAGTGCATTAATCACTGTTGGATTGCTCAATGCATGCTCGTCGGGATTGCTCATCTACATGGCGCTTGTGGACCTTCTAGCGGCCGATTTCATGGGACCAAAGCTTCAAGGTAGCGTCAATTTGCAGATCAAGTGTTTCATAGCGGCTCTTCTAGGGTGTGGTGGCATGTCGCTCATCGCCAAATGGGCTTAA